Proteins from one Congzhengia minquanensis genomic window:
- a CDS encoding Gfo/Idh/MocA family protein, whose translation MGRKLSAAIIGQGRSGRDIHGKYLLTEDAKKLYNVVAVVEQNEARRNRAKEEFGCPVFEDYRQLFDLNNIDVVINSTFSYLHFPITMDLLRHKLNVIVEKPFSKYAMDCEQMIKAAKENGVFLTVFQQSRFAPYYERVKEIISGGKLGTIHEIAISFSGFSRRWDWQCSQRFYGGALLNTGPHPMDQALDLLDTDEMPAVFSCLKNINSAGDAEDYAKVILTCPGRPLIEVEINPADAYSDFTYKVCGSRGSLRATQKNIKWKYFDPAPLPPLTLTSLTGCDGISPAYCSESLTWHEFEEEVGCTAFDFGTAKFYENVHSHFTLGTPLAIRPEKILQQIRIAELIHAQNPAETRF comes from the coding sequence ATGGGACGAAAACTCAGCGCCGCAATCATCGGCCAGGGCAGAAGCGGCCGCGATATTCACGGAAAATACCTGTTGACAGAAGATGCAAAAAAACTTTATAATGTAGTTGCAGTGGTCGAGCAAAACGAAGCGCGCAGAAACCGTGCAAAAGAGGAGTTCGGCTGCCCGGTATTTGAGGATTACCGTCAGCTGTTTGACTTAAATAACATCGACGTTGTCATTAACTCGACCTTTTCTTACCTGCACTTTCCCATTACCATGGATTTGCTCCGCCACAAATTGAATGTAATTGTGGAAAAACCATTTTCCAAATATGCCATGGATTGTGAACAAATGATAAAAGCGGCAAAAGAAAACGGCGTTTTTCTTACGGTGTTTCAGCAGTCGCGGTTCGCACCCTATTATGAAAGGGTGAAAGAAATTATTTCAGGCGGCAAGCTTGGCACCATTCACGAAATTGCAATCTCCTTTTCCGGTTTTTCCCGCCGGTGGGATTGGCAGTGTTCCCAGCGTTTCTACGGCGGCGCACTGCTCAACACCGGGCCGCACCCCATGGACCAGGCGCTGGATTTGCTGGACACCGACGAGATGCCCGCTGTGTTCTCCTGCCTGAAAAACATAAACTCTGCCGGCGACGCGGAGGATTATGCAAAGGTAATTCTTACCTGCCCCGGCAGGCCGCTTATTGAGGTGGAAATAAACCCGGCAGACGCCTATTCCGATTTTACATATAAAGTTTGCGGCAGCCGCGGAAGCCTGCGGGCAACGCAGAAAAACATAAAGTGGAAATATTTTGACCCCGCGCCCCTTCCGCCTTTAACCTTAACCTCGCTCACGGGATGCGACGGCATATCTCCTGCATATTGCAGCGAATCTCTTACCTGGCACGAATTTGAAGAAGAGGTCGGCTGTACTGCTTTCGATTTTGGCACCGCTAAATTTTATGAAAACGTCCACAGCCATTTCACTTTGGGTACGCCCCTGGCCATTCGCCCGGAAAAAATTCTTCAGCAAATCCGCATAGCAGAGCTGATTCACGCACAAAACCCGGCGGAAACCCGCTTTTAA
- a CDS encoding sugar phosphate isomerase/epimerase family protein, with amino-acid sequence MFQLGVITDEVSQDFEIALQFAERHGLDCVELRSAWEKGPFEFTEDDILKIKALKEQYHMPIAAVSSPFYKCFYFDEQTKAAHLAGFARTVRHAKLLGVSYIRCFDFLRDDRVTKEMVKEAFQEPIDLCEREGLIILIESEPTTNSCDCEKTAAIVNYIDSPAVKSLYEPGNDIYSPTAEIPYPDGFRFVENSFCHVHVKDAVKTGGKAVGVAVGDGLVDYSAIIKELLQSNFSGAVVLETHYRKSGAISDSALKNPQGSQIPLGGEAASGECIVNLKNIINQAQREVL; translated from the coding sequence ATGTTTCAATTAGGTGTTATCACAGACGAGGTGTCGCAGGATTTTGAAATTGCCCTGCAATTTGCCGAACGGCACGGGCTTGACTGTGTTGAACTGCGGTCTGCCTGGGAAAAAGGGCCTTTTGAATTTACAGAAGACGACATTTTAAAAATAAAGGCATTAAAAGAACAATACCACATGCCTATTGCTGCTGTTTCGTCGCCCTTTTACAAATGTTTCTATTTTGACGAGCAGACAAAGGCTGCCCACCTGGCAGGATTTGCGCGAACCGTTCGGCATGCAAAGCTTCTCGGTGTTTCCTATATCCGTTGTTTTGACTTTCTGCGGGACGATCGGGTAACAAAGGAAATGGTTAAGGAAGCATTTCAAGAGCCAATTGATTTGTGTGAAAGGGAAGGGCTCATCATTTTAATCGAATCGGAACCCACCACAAATTCCTGCGACTGTGAAAAAACGGCGGCCATTGTAAATTATATAGATAGCCCGGCGGTGAAATCCTTGTATGAGCCGGGGAACGACATTTACAGCCCCACCGCCGAAATTCCATATCCCGATGGGTTTCGGTTTGTGGAAAACAGTTTTTGCCACGTTCATGTAAAAGACGCAGTGAAAACTGGCGGAAAAGCTGTCGGCGTTGCAGTGGGCGACGGATTGGTGGACTATTCTGCTATTATAAAAGAACTTCTTCAATCCAACTTTTCCGGTGCCGTAGTGCTGGAAACCCACTACCGCAAAAGCGGCGCCATATCTGACAGTGCTTTAAAGAATCCACAGGGCAGCCAGATTCCGCTTGGCGGCGAGGCCGCCAGCGGGGAATGCATTGTGAATTTAAAAAATATAATCAATCAGGCACAAAGGGAGGTCTTGTAA
- a CDS encoding glucosamine-6-phosphate deaminase: MLLKQSKKERLLYYVFSTRAEMGAKAAEDIAERILLLLKEKKEVNMIFAAAPSQNEVLSGLAANREIAWNRVNAFHMDEYIGLSQNHPQSFAKFLNNALFDKVNLHSANLIHGDAKDPAAECRRYETLLKNYPADIVCLGIGENGHIAFNDPWVADFEDSSLVKTVPLDEICRRQQVHDGCFASLGQVPKTAVTLTVPALTAAPYLFCTVPSKTKRAAVNAAVNGEISVDCPASVLRRCQNAVLYCDGESGQDLL; encoded by the coding sequence ATGCTTTTAAAACAATCGAAAAAAGAACGCTTGTTGTATTACGTCTTTTCCACAAGAGCTGAAATGGGGGCGAAAGCCGCAGAGGATATTGCCGAAAGAATTTTGCTCCTGTTAAAGGAAAAAAAAGAAGTTAACATGATTTTTGCAGCCGCGCCCTCACAGAACGAGGTGCTTTCCGGCCTTGCCGCAAACCGGGAGATTGCCTGGAACAGGGTGAACGCCTTTCATATGGACGAATATATCGGCCTGTCCCAAAACCACCCGCAAAGCTTTGCGAAATTTCTAAACAACGCGCTGTTTGACAAGGTAAACCTTCATTCGGCAAACCTGATTCACGGCGACGCAAAAGACCCCGCCGCAGAGTGCCGGCGCTATGAAACGCTTTTAAAAAACTATCCCGCCGACATTGTATGCCTTGGCATCGGCGAAAACGGCCACATTGCGTTTAACGACCCCTGGGTGGCAGATTTTGAAGATAGCTCCCTGGTAAAAACCGTACCCTTAGACGAAATTTGCCGCAGACAGCAGGTGCACGACGGATGTTTTGCCTCCCTCGGCCAGGTTCCGAAAACCGCCGTCACTCTAACGGTGCCGGCTTTAACTGCCGCGCCTTATTTGTTTTGCACCGTGCCCTCAAAAACCAAGCGGGCGGCGGTTAACGCGGCGGTAAACGGCGAAATTTCGGTTGACTGCCCTGCATCTGTTTTAAGGCGCTGTCAAAACGCCGTTTTATACTGTGATGGGGAAAGCGGACAGGATTTGCTTTAA
- a CDS encoding ZIP family metal transporter: protein MLTRELLFALLGTGFTCLATVLGAGMVFFFKKDMSDKTQKIFLGFAAGVMIAASVWSLLLPAMEMAEAQGKSPLVPVGGGFILGGAFLMLLDQLLPHLHIGSTEPEGLPSKLRRTTMIVLAVTLHNIPEGMAVGLAFSVAGREVGHDVLAGAIALAIGMGLQNFPEGAAISLPLRSEGMSKGKSFVYGALSGVVEPVFGLLTVLVAGSVTGIMPWVLSFAAGAMIYVVVEELIPEAHLGEHSHIGTISVMAGFLIMMILDVALG, encoded by the coding sequence TTGCTTACAAGGGAACTGTTGTTTGCCCTTTTGGGAACGGGTTTTACATGCCTTGCCACCGTTTTAGGCGCGGGCATGGTGTTTTTCTTTAAAAAGGATATGTCGGATAAAACGCAGAAGATTTTTTTGGGTTTTGCCGCCGGGGTGATGATTGCCGCGTCTGTCTGGTCTTTACTGCTTCCTGCCATGGAGATGGCGGAAGCCCAGGGAAAAAGCCCGCTGGTTCCCGTAGGCGGCGGGTTTATTTTAGGCGGTGCGTTTTTAATGCTGCTAGACCAGCTTTTGCCCCATTTGCACATCGGCAGCACAGAGCCGGAGGGTCTTCCTTCAAAACTGCGCCGCACAACCATGATTGTTTTGGCCGTGACGCTGCACAATATTCCCGAGGGCATGGCGGTGGGCCTTGCGTTTTCTGTGGCTGGCAGGGAGGTCGGCCACGACGTGCTGGCCGGCGCAATAGCCCTTGCCATTGGCATGGGGCTGCAAAATTTTCCCGAGGGGGCGGCCATCTCTCTGCCGCTGCGGTCGGAGGGCATGAGCAAGGGAAAATCCTTTGTCTACGGTGCGCTGTCGGGCGTGGTGGAGCCGGTTTTCGGCCTGCTCACCGTGCTTGTGGCCGGAAGCGTTACAGGCATTATGCCGTGGGTGCTTTCCTTTGCGGCAGGAGCCATGATTTATGTGGTTGTGGAGGAATTAATTCCTGAGGCACATTTGGGGGAACATTCCCACATTGGCACCATCAGCGTAATGGCGGGATTTTTAATCATGATGATTTTAGACGTTGCTCTGGGCTGA
- a CDS encoding helix-turn-helix domain-containing protein encodes MDFSQNLCNIMKVHGISKAKLARQLGVSPSTITNWLEGRCKPGIEKMREMCKFFQVTADYLLTGRTEPVDYSAETTHSLTPQSFSMAETGNGAKPQLTANEIYSIKEMVQKYEEDKK; translated from the coding sequence GTGGATTTTTCACAAAATTTATGTAACATCATGAAAGTTCATGGAATTTCAAAGGCAAAATTGGCAAGGCAGTTGGGCGTTTCCCCCAGTACCATTACCAACTGGTTAGAGGGCAGATGCAAGCCGGGCATTGAAAAAATGCGGGAAATGTGCAAATTTTTTCAAGTTACGGCAGATTATTTGCTGACAGGCCGCACAGAACCTGTGGATTATTCTGCAGAAACAACACATTCGCTAACGCCGCAGAGTTTTTCTATGGCTGAAACGGGGAACGGCGCCAAACCGCAGCTTACCGCAAATGAAATTTACAGCATAAAAGAAATGGTTCAGAAATACGAGGAAGATAAAAAATAA
- a CDS encoding helix-turn-helix transcriptional regulator: protein MTNKEISIFCNNVKILRKRNGLNREEMAHICGISVPELIQIEQGSLPKSITVDIAIRLFRHFDISPENLFRPL, encoded by the coding sequence ATGACAAATAAAGAAATTTCAATTTTTTGCAATAATGTTAAAATATTGAGAAAGAGAAACGGCCTTAACAGGGAGGAGATGGCACACATTTGCGGAATATCTGTGCCGGAATTAATACAGATTGAGCAGGGCAGTCTGCCGAAGAGCATCACGGTGGATATTGCAATTCGGCTTTTCCGCCATTTTGACATATCCCCGGAAAATCTATTTCGCCCGCTTTAA
- a CDS encoding ArsR/SmtB family transcription factor, whose product MSQIRLLKEPGYIYDLLFIFYLRFNKQYYINMLENSGKQADVKFFNDILEKFSDIPDDLYVFFHAIENGRCFFATQYFNPYKEQFTTTYNFKLIQKELTDSDQLLRALIRFYFYEISDEKIDACMNSTLELFSLIKTSHYSTEVKSKLYEFFIHPEPYVRTLHFELIAKEFMLSQYYEKNYQKILDVYNQTTFEILSKKLKGLDDLKFIKKNNQESLYVSYCLINKFSLNFFGVREGVVYLLGYDYLSILDFVKNKTDLSLLDFGNALCEESRVKILELLLEREEVTCKDLEKIFSFSGSTAYHHITMLTRIGLVKTRNEGKTILYGLNRKYFSAIIGVLSRYSER is encoded by the coding sequence ATGTCTCAAATTCGTTTGTTAAAAGAACCGGGTTATATTTATGACCTGCTTTTTATATTTTATCTTAGATTTAATAAACAATATTATATTAATATGCTTGAAAACAGTGGAAAACAAGCTGATGTAAAATTTTTTAACGACATTCTGGAAAAATTTTCTGACATTCCGGATGATTTATATGTTTTTTTTCATGCCATTGAAAACGGACGCTGTTTTTTTGCAACACAATATTTTAATCCATATAAAGAACAGTTCACGACAACCTATAACTTTAAACTGATTCAGAAAGAACTGACAGACAGTGACCAGCTGCTTCGCGCTCTGATTCGATTTTATTTTTACGAAATTTCCGACGAGAAGATTGATGCGTGCATGAACTCTACGTTGGAACTATTTTCGCTGATAAAAACATCGCACTATTCCACTGAGGTAAAAAGCAAGCTGTATGAATTTTTTATTCACCCGGAACCATATGTTCGAACGCTGCATTTTGAGCTGATTGCAAAAGAATTTATGCTTTCTCAATATTATGAAAAGAATTATCAGAAAATTCTTGACGTTTACAATCAGACTACGTTTGAAATTTTAAGCAAAAAATTAAAAGGCTTAGATGATTTAAAATTTATAAAAAAAAACAATCAAGAGTCATTATATGTTTCCTATTGTCTCATAAATAAATTCAGCCTTAATTTTTTTGGTGTGCGGGAAGGTGTTGTTTATCTTCTTGGTTACGACTATCTTTCTATCTTAGATTTTGTAAAGAACAAGACGGATTTAAGTTTATTGGATTTCGGCAATGCGCTATGTGAAGAAAGCCGTGTTAAAATTTTGGAGTTACTGTTGGAACGGGAGGAAGTTACCTGCAAGGATTTGGAAAAGATTTTTAGCTTCTCCGGCTCTACGGCCTATCATCACATTACCATGCTGACGAGAATTGGGCTTGTAAAAACGCGGAATGAGGGAAAAACCATTCTTTACGGCCTAAACAGAAAGTACTTTAGCGCCATCATTGGCGTTTTAAGTAGATATTCAGAAAGATGA
- a CDS encoding WG repeat-containing protein: MSDEMKNQVDPDQKVTDAAVTPAENTSPADTQAEQTPVSPAPETAPQPETPQEAESLQKFCPQCGAPLAPDGTCSTCTKAGKKSGKKTAAIVIAAVVCLAVLAAAGLFAAKKYLGKGDEQITLFRQGLLPVKVGEQWGYIDQNNNFAINPQFDSAFGFGDNGLALAKNGEKYGFIDKKGNFVINPQFEDANGFDEHGLAAAKSNGKWGLIDQKGNFVINPQFDSSFYFADNGLAAVKSGEKYGYIDKKGNYVINPQFSYASDFMDSDLAAVKSGEKYGYIDKKGKFVINPQFDYASYFADNGLAAVESGEKYGYIDKKGNYVINPQFDYAFYFADNGLAVVKNDEKYGYIDKKGNYVINLQFDSASTFDDSGMALVKNSDQFGFIDKKGNYVINPQFDDVHEYSSYDKDLIAVETGDKYGCIDRKGNQVISGKDYIYQIYPDGIIFAQGKKAGVLKKDGTVLINCSYDGVGSYDSEKFCTNDDCYNYKSADSLYCYTHKPKTSSSSSYSTMPYCDFYGCLNRVEYSWNDYCTELSFMED; the protein is encoded by the coding sequence ATGTCAGACGAAATGAAAAATCAGGTTGATCCGGACCAGAAAGTCACAGACGCTGCTGTGACACCTGCGGAAAACACATCCCCTGCAGATACACAAGCAGAACAGACGCCCGTCTCCCCAGCGCCCGAAACTGCGCCACAGCCGGAGACACCTCAAGAGGCGGAATCCCTCCAAAAATTCTGCCCACAGTGCGGTGCCCCCCTTGCGCCGGACGGAACTTGCTCCACATGCACAAAGGCAGGAAAAAAATCAGGTAAAAAAACCGCGGCGATTGTAATTGCAGCGGTGGTGTGCCTGGCGGTTCTGGCAGCTGCGGGGCTGTTCGCGGCAAAAAAATATCTGGGAAAAGGCGACGAGCAAATTACCTTGTTTCGTCAGGGACTTCTTCCGGTGAAGGTAGGCGAACAGTGGGGTTACATTGACCAAAACAACAATTTTGCCATCAATCCCCAATTCGATTCTGCGTTCGGCTTTGGGGACAACGGCCTGGCATTGGCAAAAAACGGCGAAAAGTACGGTTTCATCGACAAAAAGGGTAATTTTGTTATCAATCCACAATTTGAGGATGCGAACGGCTTCGATGAACACGGATTGGCAGCAGCGAAAAGCAACGGCAAATGGGGATTGATTGACCAAAAAGGAAACTTTGTCATCAATCCACAATTCGATTCTTCGTTCTACTTTGCAGACAACGGCCTGGCAGCAGTAAAAAGCGGCGAAAAATACGGATACATCGACAAAAAGGGTAATTACGTCATTAATCCCCAATTCAGTTATGCGTCCGACTTTATGGACAGCGACCTGGCGGCAGTAAAAAGCGGCGAAAAATACGGATACATCGACAAAAAGGGCAAATTTGTCATCAATCCCCAATTCGATTATGCGTCCTACTTTGCGGACAACGGCTTGGCGGCAGTAGAAAGCGGCGAAAAATATGGATACATCGACAAAAAGGGTAATTACGTCATCAATCCCCAATTCGATTATGCGTTCTACTTTGCAGACAACGGCCTGGCGGTTGTAAAAAACGACGAAAAATACGGCTATATCGACAAAAAGGGCAATTATGTCATCAACCTGCAGTTTGATTCTGCGTCAACCTTTGATGACAGCGGTATGGCGCTGGTCAAAAACAGTGACCAATTCGGCTTTATCGACAAAAAAGGTAATTACGTCATCAATCCGCAGTTTGATGATGTGCATGAATACTCCAGTTACGACAAAGATTTAATCGCCGTGGAAACCGGAGACAAATATGGCTGCATTGACAGAAAGGGAAACCAGGTAATTTCCGGTAAGGACTACATTTACCAGATTTATCCCGACGGCATTATCTTTGCGCAAGGCAAAAAAGCAGGCGTTCTTAAAAAAGACGGCACGGTGCTTATCAATTGCAGTTACGACGGAGTCGGCTCATATGATTCGGAAAAATTCTGCACAAATGACGATTGTTACAACTACAAATCAGCCGATTCGCTCTATTGCTACACACACAAACCCAAAACCTCATCTTCATCCTCATACTCCACAATGCCCTACTGCGACTTTTATGGTTGCCTCAACCGCGTGGAATACAGCTGGAATGACTATTGCACAGAGCTCAGCTTTATGGAAGACTAA
- a CDS encoding right-handed parallel beta-helix repeat-containing protein → MYNFSNVTTLYISAENGSDINMGFLPEEDGLGNGPLQTFKFALMQIANLRRVGMLQPITLKIMDSEVFVPETIVIDESVCGLTIEPYDMEKRTTITGSKKLTGFYESEFNGHKCFAVNIPEVKEGKWSFADLYVDGERAQLPRYPETGHIIPKQVEVKTKVLHEGSKWFIANDGDLDGIQNVEDCYLSFTHFWVDEHTPIESFDRKTNKVTLKYRSGYHCYSESPEDSSTMEYYLENVPEKFSKPNQWFLDKKEGILYYIPKNNSQTVDNISVYAPVISMLVDIHGDAENGKKANNIRLRNLDFRYTDGGYYSDQILDTATMHTENVEPKATDGQSANKAPGTIRFIGAHGCFMENCSVKNFGHYGVSIEDGCDNIHILGNTFYDGGAGGIKINGADAEGEAFNLTYGNEISDNEISFCGRKYFAGCGVLLMHSFENTVSHNDIHDLFYSGISVGWVWGYKPTVCRDNIIEKNHIYNLGDGLLSDMGGIYLLGYQPGTIVRGNLIHDVNARHYGGWGIYTDEGSSYITVENNICYNFSNNAYHQHFGSMNTVRNNIFAFSTDGILRVSRPEMHLSIIFERNIVVADNSPMYAVNYHGQFNHAIAGSKNVFYDYGRDKTYLMESDTVQAELPEFSAKHNMDCDSVVANPLFKDVDNRDFTLSPNSPAIKLGFVPFNLNDAGVRK, encoded by the coding sequence ATGTACAATTTCAGCAACGTGACAACCCTTTATATTTCGGCTGAAAACGGCTCAGATATTAACATGGGCTTTCTGCCGGAGGAAGACGGTTTGGGCAACGGCCCCTTACAAACCTTTAAATTTGCGCTGATGCAAATTGCAAACCTGCGCCGGGTGGGAATGTTACAACCCATCACCTTAAAAATAATGGACAGCGAGGTGTTCGTGCCCGAAACCATTGTGATCGACGAATCGGTCTGCGGACTAACCATTGAGCCTTACGACATGGAAAAACGCACCACCATCACGGGCAGCAAAAAGCTCACCGGGTTTTACGAATCGGAGTTTAACGGCCACAAGTGCTTTGCGGTGAACATTCCCGAGGTGAAAGAGGGCAAATGGTCTTTTGCCGATTTATATGTTGACGGCGAACGCGCACAGCTTCCCAGATACCCGGAAACAGGCCACATCATTCCAAAGCAAGTGGAAGTGAAAACAAAGGTTTTGCACGAAGGCTCTAAATGGTTCATTGCCAACGACGGCGATTTGGACGGCATTCAGAATGTGGAGGACTGCTATTTAAGTTTCACCCATTTCTGGGTTGACGAGCACACCCCTATTGAAAGCTTTGACAGAAAAACCAACAAGGTTACGTTAAAATACCGCTCCGGCTACCACTGCTACAGCGAATCTCCGGAAGATTCCAGCACCATGGAATATTATTTAGAAAACGTACCGGAAAAATTCTCTAAGCCCAACCAGTGGTTTTTAGATAAAAAAGAAGGCATTTTATATTACATTCCGAAAAACAACAGTCAGACCGTTGATAACATTTCCGTCTATGCACCGGTTATTTCCATGCTGGTAGACATACACGGCGACGCAGAAAACGGCAAAAAGGCAAACAATATCCGGCTTCGCAATTTAGACTTCCGCTACACCGACGGCGGCTATTACAGCGACCAGATTTTAGACACCGCCACCATGCACACCGAAAATGTTGAACCCAAAGCAACAGACGGTCAGTCTGCCAACAAAGCGCCGGGAACCATTCGCTTTATCGGCGCTCACGGCTGCTTCATGGAAAACTGCTCGGTGAAAAATTTCGGCCACTACGGCGTATCCATTGAAGACGGCTGCGACAACATTCACATTTTAGGCAACACGTTCTACGACGGCGGCGCAGGCGGCATTAAAATTAACGGCGCAGATGCGGAAGGCGAAGCATTTAACCTTACATACGGCAACGAAATTTCCGACAACGAAATTTCGTTCTGCGGCCGGAAATATTTTGCAGGCTGCGGCGTATTGCTGATGCACTCCTTTGAAAACACCGTTTCCCACAACGACATTCACGACCTGTTCTACAGCGGAATTTCTGTGGGCTGGGTTTGGGGTTACAAGCCTACGGTGTGCCGCGACAATATCATTGAAAAGAACCACATCTATAACCTGGGCGACGGTTTGCTTTCCGACATGGGCGGCATTTACCTTTTGGGCTACCAGCCGGGCACCATTGTCCGCGGAAACCTCATTCACGACGTAAACGCCCGCCACTACGGCGGCTGGGGCATTTACACCGACGAGGGCTCAAGCTACATCACCGTTGAAAACAACATTTGCTACAACTTCTCAAACAATGCTTACCACCAGCATTTCGGAAGCATGAACACCGTGAGAAATAACATTTTTGCCTTTTCCACTGACGGAATTCTCCGTGTCAGCAGACCAGAAATGCACCTTAGCATTATTTTTGAGCGCAACATTGTGGTGGCAGACAATTCGCCCATGTATGCGGTGAACTATCACGGCCAGTTTAACCATGCCATTGCCGGCTCGAAAAACGTGTTCTACGACTATGGCCGCGACAAGACCTATCTCATGGAGAGCGACACGGTTCAGGCGGAGCTGCCGGAATTTTCGGCAAAACACAACATGGATTGCGACTCGGTTGTGGCAAACCCGCTGTTTAAAGATGTAGATAACCGTGACTTTACGTTGTCACCCAATTCCCCTGCCATCAAACTGGGCTTTGTTCCTTTTAATTTAAACGATGCAGGCGTAAGAAAATAA
- the lysS gene encoding lysine--tRNA ligase: MSQENNSVPELSELLQIRRDKLTELVNEGKNPFEQVKFDKTHYCADIENNFESMEGEVVSVAGRLMSKRGMGKVMFCDLQDVSGKIQLFVKLDVLGEASYAAYKKLDIGDIVGAKGEVFKTKTGQVSVRVSEYTLLSKSLLPLPEKFHGMTDTDLRYRQRYVDLIMNERSRQTFLKRTQIIKEIRNFLDNLGFMEVETPVLHTIPGGAAARPFITHHNTLDIDLYMRIALELHLKRLIVGGFEKVYEIGRVFRNEGMDTKHNPEFTLLELYEAYTDYEHIMNLTEDLYRHVAQAVLGTGVVEYDGATLDFSKPFERISMVDAVKKYAGVDFNEIETLEEARKVAKEHHIQFEPHHLKGDILNLFFDEFVEDKLVQPTFLTGHPVEISPLAKKCPGDSRYTERFELFICGRECANAFSELNDPIDQKERFMAQVAKRDAGDDEASMMDDDFVTALEYGMPPTGGLGIGIDRLVMILTGENSIRDVLLFPTMKPLDK, from the coding sequence ATGTCACAGGAAAATAATTCAGTGCCGGAGCTGAGTGAACTTTTGCAAATCCGGCGGGACAAGCTGACCGAGCTGGTGAATGAGGGGAAAAATCCCTTTGAACAGGTGAAATTTGATAAAACGCACTATTGTGCTGATATTGAAAACAATTTCGAATCTATGGAGGGCGAAGTTGTGTCCGTTGCCGGGCGGCTTATGTCAAAACGCGGCATGGGAAAGGTAATGTTCTGCGATTTGCAGGACGTTTCCGGAAAAATTCAGCTTTTTGTAAAGTTAGACGTGTTGGGTGAAGCGTCTTACGCCGCCTATAAAAAGCTTGACATCGGCGACATTGTGGGCGCAAAGGGAGAGGTGTTTAAAACCAAAACCGGCCAGGTTTCGGTGCGGGTTTCGGAATATACGCTGCTTTCCAAATCACTTTTGCCCCTGCCGGAGAAATTTCATGGCATGACAGACACAGATTTAAGATACAGGCAGCGCTATGTGGACCTGATTATGAACGAAAGGTCCAGACAGACATTTTTAAAGCGCACACAGATTATTAAAGAAATTCGAAATTTCTTAGATAATTTGGGTTTTATGGAAGTGGAAACGCCGGTGCTGCACACCATTCCGGGCGGCGCAGCGGCGCGGCCGTTCATCACGCACCACAACACGCTGGACATTGACCTTTACATGAGAATTGCCCTGGAGCTGCATTTAAAGCGGCTGATTGTAGGCGGGTTTGAAAAGGTGTATGAAATCGGCAGGGTGTTCCGCAACGAGGGCATGGACACAAAGCACAATCCCGAGTTTACGCTGTTAGAGCTTTATGAGGCCTATACCGACTATGAGCATATTATGAATTTAACGGAAGACCTATACCGCCATGTGGCCCAGGCCGTTTTGGGCACCGGCGTGGTGGAATATGACGGCGCGACGCTGGACTTTTCAAAGCCCTTTGAGCGCATTTCCATGGTGGACGCTGTAAAAAAATATGCTGGCGTAGACTTTAATGAAATTGAAACGTTAGAGGAAGCCCGCAAGGTTGCCAAAGAGCACCACATTCAGTTTGAGCCTCACCACCTGAAGGGAGATATTTTGAATTTGTTCTTCGACGAATTTGTTGAGGACAAGCTCGTTCAGCCCACCTTTTTAACTGGGCACCCGGTTGAAATTTCACCCTTGGCGAAAAAATGCCCGGGGGACAGCCGGTATACGGAACGGTTTGAGCTGTTTATTTGCGGCAGGGAATGTGCAAACGCATTTTCCGAATTGAACGACCCCATAGACCAGAAAGAACGCTTTATGGCGCAGGTTGCCAAGCGTGACGCGGGGGACGACGAGGCCAGCATGATGGACGACGATTTTGTTACGGCGCTGGAATATGGCATGCCGCCCACCGGCGGTTTGGGCATTGGAATTGACCGTTTGGTTATGATTTTAACCGGGGAAAACTCCATTCGTGACGTGCTTTTGTTTCCGACAATGAAGCCTTTGGATAAGTAA